In the Deinococcus aerius genome, TGCCGCGAGTTCGGGCACGAGGTCGGGGGCCAGGTCCTCGTCCGCCAGGAAGTTGAACTTTTCGCGGCCCAGCTCGGCGCGCATCGTCTCGATCAGGTCCAGCACGCCCTGCATCTCGCGGTGGGCAAACTCGATGGCGCCCACCAGCGCCTCCTCGCTGACAACCTGCGCGCCCGCCTCGACCATCATCACGGCGTCCCGCGTCCCGGCGACCACGAGGTCCAGCGACGACTGGGCGAGCTGGTCGGCGGTCGGGTTGATCACGTACTCCCCGCCAAGCTGCCCCACCCGCACGCAGGCGGTGGGTCCATTCCAGGGGATGTCGCTGACGCTCAATGCGGCCGACGCCCCGATGGGTCCCAGCACGTCGGGCGCGTTCTGCTGGTCGGCTGAGAGCACGGTGATGATGACCTGCGTTTCGTGGCGGTAGCCCTTGGGGAACAGGGGCCGAATCTGGCGGTCGGTGATGCGGGCGCTGAGAATGGCGCGCTCGCCGGGCCGGCCCTCGCGGCGGTGGAAGGAGCCGGGAATCTTGCCCACCGCGTAGTGCCGTTCCTCGAACTCGACGGTGAGGGGCAGGAAGTCCAGCGTACTCTTCTCGTCGCGCGCCTGGGCGGTCACGAGGAGCATGGTGTCGCCGTAGCGCAGGGTGACGCTGCCACTGACGAGCTTCGCCAGCCGCCCCGTCTCGATGCTCAGTTCGCGTCCGCCAAGCATCGTGGTGTAGGTCTTTGCGATCATGGGGAGAAGTCTATCCCGCCCGGACATGGCGAAAAGAAAGCCACGTGAAGAAAGGAAGGAAGATCGGGGCGCCGCCGCGCGCAGAGGGGCCGCGCCCGCCGCCCATGCGGTGCCTACCGCCCTCCCGCCGCCAGCGCCCGCGCGTAGATCTCGAGGATCAGGGGCGCCTTGGCGTTGTTGTACTCGTGCACGTACGCGAAGTCCTGCTCCGAGAGGGCCAGCTTCAACTCCCCGTACCGCCGCCGGTCTTCCGGGGTCGACCTCAGCCAGTCGCGGAAGATCAGGTGCCGGGCCGCCTCCGGACTGCCGGGGGTCCAGACGTGCAGGTTGATGTTCGTGTCGGGTCCCTTGAACATCCGGTGCTCGTGCCAGTCGGGTTCGCGGACGACGAGGCGGTAACCGGCGGCCTCCAACAGGGGCAGGTAGGCGGCCTCGTCGGCGGAATCGGCCAGCGTCAGGTCGATGTCGATGACCGGTTTGGCGGGCAGCCCCGGCACCGCCGTGGAGCCGACGTGATCCAGCGCCAGCACCCGCTCGCCCAGCACGCCACGCAGCCGGGCCGCCTCCCGCTCGTACAGGCGCGGCCACCCCGGGTCGTACTCGCGCACCTCCACCCGGCCCGTGAGGCTCGGCATCTCGCCCACCCAGGCGGCGCGCATCTGCTCCTCGGTGACGGGGTCGGCGTCCGGCTGGAGGGGGTGTTCGGTCATGGTGGGGGCATTGTCCGGCGCCGTCCGCGCCCGGGACAATGGGCCGGATTCGCTATGGCGGGACAGCCCGGCGGCGGTCAGACTGAACGTGGGCCGGAGGGCCTTCTGCCCGGCCCGTCCGCGTAGACTCCCCCCATGACCGCGCCCGCCCCCGTGACCCGTGACGTTCTGCTGACCTGCCCGCTCGACTGCCCGGACGCCTGCCGCCTCCGCATCACGCTGAGCCGCGGCGAGGACGGGGTGGAGCGGGCGGTGCGGTTGACGGGGGACGCGAATCACCCCTACACCAAGGGCTTCGCCTGCGCCAAGACGGTGCATTACCCCGCGCGGCAGAACCACCCCGACCGTCCGCTCTACCCCCTTCGGCGCGTCAACCCCAAGACCGACCCCGAGCCCCGCTTCGAGCGGGTGACCTGGGACGAGGCGCTGGACGACATCGCCGCCCGGCTGAGAACGCTGCTGGACACGCGCGGCCCCTCCACCATCCTGCGGTACAACTACGCGGGCACGATGGGACTGATGGAGGGCTCGCACGTCCACGCCCTCTGGCGCGCGCTGGGCATCCCCGAACTCGACGAGACGATCTGCGCGACGGCGGGCACGGCCGCCTGGGCGATGGGCTACGGTGCCCGCTACGGGGTGGACCCCCTGGATGTGCCGCACGCCCGCCTGGTGATCCTGTGGGGCATCAACTCGCTGAGCACGAACAGCCACCTGACCCCGCAGATCACGGCGGCGCGGAAAAATGGGGCGCGCGTCATCCACATCGACCCCTACCGCAACCGCACCAGCCAGTACGCCGACACCCACCTCAAGCTGAAACCCGGCACCGACGCGGCGCTCGCCCTCGGCGTGATGCACGAGCTGTTCGCCCACGGCTGGACCGACGAGGCGTACCTCGCCGAGGCGACGCGGGGCGTGGAGGAGTTGCGCGAGGTGGCGCGGGAGTGGCCCCCCGAGCGCACGGCGGAGGTGACAGGGTTGACGGTGGAGGAGGTCCGCGACCTCGCCCGCGCCATCGGCACCACCCGGCCCACCTACATCCGGGTGGGGTACGGGATGACCCGGCACGAGAACGGCGGCACCAACCTGCGCGCGGTGACCCTCATCCCCGCGCTGACGGGCGACTGGCGGCACCGGGGGGGCGGCGTGGTCCTCAGCACGAGCGGCGCTTTTCACCTCAACCGCTCCCGCCTGGGCGCGGCGCACCTGATCCGCCCCGATGTGCCCCACGTCAACATGAACGAGCTGGCGAACGCCCTCGCCCCGGAGGCCGGGCTGGGTGCCCTCGTCGTCTACAACACCAACCCCGCCGTCGTCGCGCCCGACTCGGCCCGGGTCCGCGCGGGGATGATGCGGGACGACCTCCTCGTGGTCGTGCTGGAGCAGGCGATGACGGAGACGGCCCGGCTGGCCGACTACGTGCTCCCCGCGACGACCTTCATGGAGCACCCCGACGTGTACACGAGCTACGGCCACCACTGGCTGGGCTACAACCCCGCCGTGCTGGACGCCCCCGGCGAGGCAAGGCCCAACACCTGGGTATTCGGGCAGCTCGCCCGCCGCCTGGGGGTGACCGAGCCCAGCGTGTACTGGACGGTGGACGACCTGCTCGCCGAACTGCTGGACACGGGGCATCCCCACCTCGCCGGGATCACGCCCGAACGGCTGAAGGCTGAGGGCACGGTGCGCCTGAACCTCCCTGCAACCTTCCTGCCCTACGCCCACGGGGCGGCGACGCCGAGCGGGAAGGTGGAACTCTCGCCCGCGCCGCAGTACCGGCCTGTCAGGGCGGTCCTCAACGCCGAGTACCCCCTGCGCCTCCTCACGCCCCCCGCCCACCACTTCCTGAACAGCACCTACGGCAACCTGCCCAACCTGAACCGGGCCGAGGGCGGCGAGCCCCACGTCCTGATCCATCCCGGGGACGCCGAGGCGTACGGCCTGGCGGACGGTGACTACGCCCGGATCGTCAGTGAGGTTGGGCAGGCCCGGCGCCGGGTGAAGGTGACGGGGGCCGCGCAGCCCCGCGTCGCCGTGGTCGAGGGGACCTGGTGGGGCCTGAGTGCCCCGGACGGAACGAGCATCAACGCGGTCACGGCCCAGACGCTGACCGACCTGGGCGGCGGGAGCACCTTCCACAACACGCGGGTGCGGCTGGAGCGGGTCACGTCGGGGGCGTGACCACCGGCTTGTCGGAAAAACCCGCCGTCCAGGCAAACGCCGCCTCGAAGCCCCCGCAAGCGTCGTGCCGGGTCACCAGAACCTCGCTTGAGGTGTGGGTTTCCCCCTCGCCCTGTGTTCCGTCCTTCTCGACTGGGCCGCAGCCGGGGCGGGCAGGGACGGCGAAGCGCGGCGGGGTGACCCTGCCCGTCGCCGCGTCGTAGCGGAAGTAGTTCAGGCGCACCGCCTCGTAGGGGCTGTAGGCCCCGTTGGGCGAGTTGAACAGCAGGCTGCGGTCATTCTCGGCCACCCGCCAGCCGTCAATGTCGCCGCCCTCCCCAGCCACCCGCAGGCTCTTAACCCAGGTCCGCGTATTGATCTCGGCGGTCGCGCTGGCGTATTCCACGAAGAGGGCGTTTCCCTTGTGGTCCATGCGGGCCACCCGGCCCACCTGAGTGTGTCCGGCGAACAGGCGCCCAGTCGTCAGGGCGTAGACGCGAAGCTGAAAGCCGTCCCGGCTCGGTCGCCACGACCAGTCGTCTGCCGCTACCAGGGCGTAGGCCTGCTGCCCCGGCGGGACGGGGCACGAGCGGACGACCTGCCCGCCGCGCAGCAGCCGGACCTCGCCGGGGTGGACCTCGGCCCGGTAGGTGGGTGCCGCGCCTCCTCCCAGCGCCGTGCCCCCAGGCGAGGTCAGGACGAGAAAGGCGGCAGCCCACGGGGCGAAACGTCGGCGCATCATGCTCCCAGCCTGCCCGGCGGACCTAACCCCTTCCTGCCGCAGAACCTGCCTATACTGGGCGCTGCTCATGACGACGGCGAGCGGTGACCTCCCCGCCCCCCCCGCGACGGCGGCGGGGGAGCGGCTGGCTGCCGTCGATCTCTTCCGGGGCATTGCCATCGTGTCGGTCGTGGCCCACCACCTGACGGGGCTCGCGCTGCGGCACACGGACACGGGCTCGGCCCTGTGGACCGGCCTCGCGGTTGTGAACCGGACCCTGCACTTCGTGGTCCCGGCCTTCGTGTTCATGACGGCGCTGGTGCTGACGCGCTCGGCCCTGCGCCGCTTCGACCCCGGGAAGTATTACCCGGCGCGTGTCCGCACCGCGCTGCTGCCTTACCTGCTGTGGACCGTGCTGTATGTCCTCTTCCGCGTCGCCACCGGACAGGACCGCCCCGAGGTGCTGACCGACCCCGAGCGCTGGCGGGTGTGGGTGCAGTACGGCAAGGGGTACTTCCACCTGTACTTCCTGCTGATCGTCCTCCAGTTCTACCTCGTGCTGCCCCTGCTGCTGCCGCTGTGGCGGCG is a window encoding:
- a CDS encoding GrpB family protein gives rise to the protein MTEHPLQPDADPVTEEQMRAAWVGEMPSLTGRVEVREYDPGWPRLYEREAARLRGVLGERVLALDHVGSTAVPGLPAKPVIDIDLTLADSADEAAYLPLLEAAGYRLVVREPDWHEHRMFKGPDTNINLHVWTPGSPEAARHLIFRDWLRSTPEDRRRYGELKLALSEQDFAYVHEYNNAKAPLILEIYARALAAGGR
- a CDS encoding molybdopterin oxidoreductase family protein gives rise to the protein MTAPAPVTRDVLLTCPLDCPDACRLRITLSRGEDGVERAVRLTGDANHPYTKGFACAKTVHYPARQNHPDRPLYPLRRVNPKTDPEPRFERVTWDEALDDIAARLRTLLDTRGPSTILRYNYAGTMGLMEGSHVHALWRALGIPELDETICATAGTAAWAMGYGARYGVDPLDVPHARLVILWGINSLSTNSHLTPQITAARKNGARVIHIDPYRNRTSQYADTHLKLKPGTDAALALGVMHELFAHGWTDEAYLAEATRGVEELREVAREWPPERTAEVTGLTVEEVRDLARAIGTTRPTYIRVGYGMTRHENGGTNLRAVTLIPALTGDWRHRGGGVVLSTSGAFHLNRSRLGAAHLIRPDVPHVNMNELANALAPEAGLGALVVYNTNPAVVAPDSARVRAGMMRDDLLVVVLEQAMTETARLADYVLPATTFMEHPDVYTSYGHHWLGYNPAVLDAPGEARPNTWVFGQLARRLGVTEPSVYWTVDDLLAELLDTGHPHLAGITPERLKAEGTVRLNLPATFLPYAHGAATPSGKVELSPAPQYRPVRAVLNAEYPLRLLTPPAHHFLNSTYGNLPNLNRAEGGEPHVLIHPGDAEAYGLADGDYARIVSEVGQARRRVKVTGAAQPRVAVVEGTWWGLSAPDGTSINAVTAQTLTDLGGGSTFHNTRVRLERVTSGA